A window of the Sphaerobacter thermophilus DSM 20745 genome harbors these coding sequences:
- the pheA gene encoding prephenate dehydratase, protein MRIAYLGPEGTFSEEAALAWATPRGAEVVPFSSFPALVNAVEAGLAEQAMLPIENSLEGSVSGTVDLLIHETDLKLCGELVLPVRHFLVGVPGTTLAEVRTVTSHPQALGQCRRFLERALPGAGQVAALSTAAAVAGVMEAGDRSQVAIGTRRAAELYGAEILAADIQDFDNNVTRFVVLAEADAPPTGQDKTSLCFSVKANVPGALYEVLGVLAAAQIQMTKVESRPKKSKLGDYYFLVDIEGHREDPPIRAALDQMAEVVAELKVFGSYPASPVPAPTKSRAGA, encoded by the coding sequence ATGCGCATCGCGTACCTCGGGCCGGAGGGGACCTTCAGCGAGGAGGCGGCGCTGGCCTGGGCCACGCCGCGCGGGGCGGAGGTTGTCCCCTTCTCCTCGTTTCCGGCGCTGGTGAACGCGGTCGAGGCGGGGCTGGCCGAGCAGGCAATGCTCCCCATCGAGAACTCACTGGAGGGCTCGGTCAGCGGCACGGTTGACCTGCTGATCCATGAGACGGATCTGAAGCTCTGCGGTGAGCTGGTGCTGCCGGTTCGGCACTTCTTGGTCGGGGTGCCGGGCACGACGCTCGCTGAGGTGCGTACGGTGACGTCGCACCCGCAGGCGCTCGGGCAGTGCCGGCGGTTTCTCGAGCGTGCGCTGCCGGGCGCCGGGCAGGTGGCGGCGCTGAGCACGGCGGCGGCCGTCGCCGGGGTAATGGAAGCGGGCGACCGGTCGCAGGTGGCGATCGGAACCCGTCGGGCGGCCGAGCTGTACGGCGCCGAGATCCTCGCGGCCGATATTCAGGACTTCGACAACAACGTTACGCGGTTCGTCGTGCTGGCGGAAGCGGACGCGCCGCCGACCGGGCAGGACAAGACCTCGCTCTGCTTCAGCGTGAAGGCCAATGTGCCGGGGGCGCTCTATGAGGTGCTGGGCGTCCTGGCGGCCGCGCAGATCCAGATGACCAAGGTGGAGAGCCGTCCGAAGAAATCCAAGCTGGGCGACTACTATTTCCTGGTGGATATCGAGGGGCACCGCGAGGATCCGCCGATCCGCGCCGCGCTGGATCAGATGGCGGAGGTTGTCGCCGAGTTGAAGGTCTTCGGGTCCTATCCGGCCAGTCCGGTGCCGGCGCCCACGAAGTCGCGAGCCGGCGCGTAG
- a CDS encoding RsmD family RNA methyltransferase, which translates to MRVIAGTMKGHQLKVPRTRRTRPMSQRVREALFMVLHTLGVRPRRVLDLYAGSGGIGIEALSRGAEWCDFVEQNPAACAVIRDNLASTRFTDRAAVHQTTVQSFLSRPLEPYDLVVMDPPYADPHILQTMQRVAESGAVAEGTILALGHWPRLELPEEIGPLRQIRRRCHGDSCFSIYEVVTPPGAADGEATEG; encoded by the coding sequence ATGCGGGTGATCGCCGGCACGATGAAGGGGCACCAGCTCAAGGTGCCGCGCACTCGCCGGACCCGCCCGATGTCGCAGCGCGTGCGCGAGGCGCTTTTTATGGTGCTGCACACGCTGGGGGTGCGGCCGCGACGGGTGCTCGACCTGTACGCCGGGAGCGGCGGGATCGGCATCGAGGCGCTGTCGCGCGGCGCCGAGTGGTGCGACTTTGTCGAGCAGAACCCGGCGGCGTGTGCCGTCATCCGTGATAACCTGGCGAGCACCCGTTTCACCGATCGTGCCGCGGTGCATCAGACGACCGTGCAGTCCTTCCTGTCTCGGCCCCTGGAGCCGTACGATCTGGTGGTGATGGATCCGCCGTACGCCGACCCGCACATTCTCCAGACGATGCAGCGGGTGGCGGAGTCGGGTGCGGTGGCTGAGGGGACCATACTGGCACTCGGCCACTGGCCGCGGCTAGAGTTGCCGGAGGAGATCGGCCCGTTGCGGCAGATCCGGCGGCGCTGCCACGGCGATAGCTGCTTCT